Proteins from a single region of Halorubrum sp. 2020YC2:
- a CDS encoding AbrB/MazE/SpoVT family DNA-binding domain-containing protein: MSEATLDDRGRMTLPKELRERYGDRYRIVEVHDGIKLIPVAEDPLDALRDEFAGVEKTADELREEAREAAFDEAGR, encoded by the coding sequence ATGTCCGAGGCGACGCTCGACGACCGAGGGCGCATGACGCTTCCGAAGGAGCTGCGAGAGCGGTACGGCGACCGCTATCGCATCGTCGAGGTCCACGACGGGATCAAGCTGATCCCGGTCGCGGAAGACCCGCTCGACGCCCTCCGAGACGAGTTCGCGGGGGTCGAGAAGACGGCCGACGAGCTTCGCGAGGAGGCGCGCGAGGCGGCGTTCGACGAGGCCGGGCGCTGA
- a CDS encoding type IV pilin N-terminal domain-containing protein, whose translation MKPNNRSDSDDRAVSPVIGVILMVAITVILAAVIGTFVLGLGDQLGDTAPQASFTIDDNGTDTINITKTGGQSIDGGDLALSVNGERANESIGGGPWETGVQRQIIKDTDGGWTGGEAEVRIIHDPSGNAIFERTWDFS comes from the coding sequence ATGAAACCAAACAACCGATCTGACTCGGACGACCGCGCAGTAAGCCCCGTTATCGGGGTCATCCTGATGGTCGCAATTACAGTCATCCTGGCGGCCGTCATCGGGACCTTCGTCCTCGGGCTGGGCGACCAGTTAGGCGACACCGCGCCGCAGGCGAGTTTCACGATCGACGACAATGGTACGGACACGATCAATATAACCAAAACAGGCGGCCAGTCGATTGATGGTGGCGATCTCGCGCTTTCTGTTAACGGAGAGAGGGCGAATGAATCCATTGGGGGCGGTCCTTGGGAGACCGGTGTACAAAGGCAGATCATTAAGGATACCGACGGTGGCTGGACCGGTGGAGAGGCCGAAGTTCGGATAATTCACGACCCGAGCGGAAACGCGATCTTTGAGCGGACGTGGGACTTCAGCTAA